In Gammaproteobacteria bacterium, a single window of DNA contains:
- a CDS encoding mechanosensitive ion channel yields the protein MMTFVLPVIWRVIAALLTFVIGRWVAKLIVRLVRKVISRKESDPMIVNFVGNVLYGIALAIVVIAALGKLGVDTTSAAAVLGGMAVAVGLALQGQLSSFASGVLLIMFRPFRAGDFVQIGGTMGVVEHLKIVVTVLKSPDGQEVTLPNSSVWGNTITNFSIRPIRRVDLAIGISYNSDLLKAKNLLLDLLANEPRFLEDPAKTVHCTNLGESSVDFAVRGWTNSGDWWNTRCDMIEKIKLRFDAEGIEIPFPQMDLHVRDVPEPPEDMPSRAA from the coding sequence ATGATGACCTTCGTGCTGCCGGTGATCTGGCGTGTCATCGCCGCCCTGTTGACGTTCGTGATCGGCCGCTGGGTCGCCAAGCTCATCGTCCGCCTGGTGCGCAAGGTGATTTCGCGCAAGGAATCGGACCCGATGATCGTCAATTTCGTCGGCAACGTGCTGTATGGCATTGCGCTGGCGATCGTGGTGATCGCCGCACTCGGCAAGCTCGGTGTCGATACCACCTCGGCGGCTGCGGTGCTCGGCGGCATGGCGGTGGCGGTCGGTCTGGCCCTGCAGGGGCAGCTGTCCTCGTTCGCCTCCGGCGTGCTGTTGATCATGTTCCGGCCGTTCCGAGCCGGTGACTTCGTGCAGATCGGCGGCACCATGGGCGTGGTCGAACACCTCAAGATCGTGGTGACCGTGCTGAAGTCCCCGGACGGCCAGGAAGTGACGCTGCCGAATTCCTCGGTCTGGGGCAACACCATCACCAACTTCAGCATTCGCCCGATCCGCCGCGTTGATCTGGCGATCGGCATTTCCTACAACTCCGATCTGCTCAAGGCCAAGAACCTGTTGCTGGATCTGCTCGCGAATGAGCCGCGGTTCCTCGAAGACCCTGCCAAGACGGTGCATTGCACCAACCTCGGCGAAAGCTCCGTGGACTTCGCGGTGCGCGGCTGGACCAACAGCGGCGACTGGTGGAATACGCGCTGCGACATGATCGAGAAGATCAAGCTCCGTTTCGACGCCGAAGGGATCGAGATTCCGTTTCCGCAGATGGACCTGCATGTTCGCGATGTGCCGGAACCGCCGGAAGACATGCCGTCAAGGGCGGCCTGA
- a CDS encoding alpha/beta hydrolase has product MDSRPSPSTDDSTPRVTANGVQFAYLSSGPENGPLVLCLHGFPDTAQSFRPLLECLAAAGYHAVAPYMRGYAPSGMPANAAYGALDLGRDALALIKAFGAESACIVGHDWGAVAGYAAAGLAPQTVSRLVVAAVPHLRRFMLRPTPQQLQRSRYMLRFQWPGGHAWLGDPQRLAALVQEWSPDWIFTDGDLAPVLATLRDAKRRRAVLGYYRALPKLMTDVSAQRVLMAPVPVTTRVIYGADDGCIGREMFLGQEHLFMLNHDQIEMPGVGHFMHCEAPQLFADHVLSFLQD; this is encoded by the coding sequence ATGGACAGCAGGCCTTCGCCGAGCACGGACGATTCGACTCCACGCGTCACCGCCAATGGGGTGCAATTCGCCTATCTCAGCAGCGGACCCGAGAATGGTCCGCTGGTGCTGTGCCTGCACGGCTTTCCGGATACGGCCCAGAGCTTCCGCCCGCTGCTGGAGTGCTTGGCCGCAGCCGGCTATCACGCGGTGGCCCCCTACATGCGCGGCTACGCGCCGAGCGGGATGCCGGCAAACGCGGCCTATGGCGCGCTCGACCTGGGACGCGATGCGCTGGCGCTGATCAAGGCCTTCGGCGCCGAAAGCGCCTGTATCGTCGGCCATGACTGGGGTGCGGTGGCGGGCTACGCCGCCGCCGGACTGGCGCCACAGACCGTGTCGCGGCTGGTCGTTGCCGCCGTGCCGCACCTGCGCCGGTTCATGCTGCGGCCGACGCCGCAGCAGCTTCAGCGCTCGCGTTACATGCTGCGTTTTCAATGGCCGGGGGGCCACGCCTGGCTCGGCGACCCGCAACGGCTCGCGGCACTCGTGCAGGAATGGTCTCCGGACTGGATCTTCACCGACGGCGATCTGGCACCGGTGCTGGCGACCCTGCGCGATGCGAAGCGGCGCCGCGCCGTACTCGGCTACTACCGTGCGCTGCCGAAGCTGATGACCGACGTTTCGGCGCAACGCGTGCTGATGGCGCCGGTACCGGTGACTACGCGCGTGATCTACGGTGCCGACGACGGCTGCATCGGCCGCGAGATGTTTCTCGGCCAGGAGCATCTGTTCATGCTCAATCACGACCAGATCGAGATGCCCGGCGTCGGCCATTTCATGCATTGCGAAGCGCCCCAGCTGTTCGCCGACCACGTGCTGTCGTTTCTGCAGGACTGA
- a CDS encoding acyl-CoA dehydrogenase: protein MNRSLRAGDAVLWILFFLVVGIAVAYHRLNLTQTTIVVGASLLVFVLLGGPFWVFLLLTVLAVLILVPLNNTTLRQEWITRPALAFFRRVLPEISPTERVALDAGTVWWEGELFTGQPDLDRLRGYPAPTLSADEQAFLDGPVEDLCRLFDEWAITHIEQDISRQAWDLIKQQRFFGMIIPKRYGGLEFSAYAHSCILAKIASSPGGATASSIVAVPNSLGPAELLMHYGTEEQKDRYLPKLATGEEIPCFGLTSPWAGSDAGAIPDTGVVCMGNWKGREVLGMRLDFDKRYITLAPVATVVGLALKLYDPEGLLPDRDTAEGEFVGVTCALIPSDTPGLDIGRRHFPLNNPFVNGPLRGKDIFVPLDFIIGGAAMAGEGWRMLMECLAVGRSISLPSNTTGVSLFAAYATGAYARVRYQFGLPIGRFEGVAQAIAGAAGRAYASEAVRCMTSGAVDLGAKPSVPSAIAKAYCTEMSQETVKLAMDVHAGKGVMLGPSNWIARAYQGTPIGITVEGHNILTRSMMIFGQGAIRCHPYVLKEISAVNDDNAARGLVDFDNAFLAHIGHVLSAAARSLVLGLCFGRIAKVPVSGPTRIHYQRMMRYAASFALLSDSSMALLGGSLKFREAISGRLGGILSQLYVVSAALRKFEGDGSPVEDLPLLHWVCDTAWASIEADADGVLRHLPMRPAAWLLRALVFPLGRHARAPHDEIEMRIAELMMEPGSVRQRLFARVFTPNELDYPAGLLHHAMQAVNDCAALEKRVQKSHKDGVIKDPHPLRRIQEAAKASVLTQDEADRLAHCYALIERVCQVDDFNSEEMMARKPARKRRTRAAETPADDAA, encoded by the coding sequence CTGAATCGTTCGCTTAGAGCGGGGGACGCTGTGCTCTGGATCCTGTTTTTCCTGGTGGTCGGCATCGCTGTCGCCTATCACCGTCTCAATCTCACGCAGACCACGATCGTGGTCGGTGCCTCGCTGCTCGTGTTCGTGCTGCTGGGTGGTCCGTTCTGGGTGTTCTTGCTGCTGACGGTGCTCGCGGTCCTGATCCTGGTGCCGCTGAACAACACCACGCTACGCCAGGAATGGATCACGCGCCCGGCGCTGGCGTTCTTCCGGCGCGTGCTGCCGGAGATCTCCCCGACCGAACGCGTCGCGCTCGATGCCGGCACGGTGTGGTGGGAAGGTGAACTGTTCACCGGTCAACCGGACCTCGACCGCCTGCGCGGCTATCCGGCACCCACGCTCAGCGCCGACGAACAGGCGTTTCTCGACGGGCCGGTCGAAGACCTGTGCCGCCTGTTCGACGAATGGGCGATCACCCATATCGAGCAGGACATCTCGCGACAGGCCTGGGACCTGATCAAGCAACAGCGCTTCTTCGGCATGATCATCCCGAAGCGCTACGGCGGCCTGGAATTCTCGGCCTACGCGCATTCCTGCATTCTCGCCAAGATCGCCAGTTCACCCGGCGGCGCCACCGCCAGTTCGATCGTCGCGGTGCCGAATTCGCTCGGCCCGGCTGAACTGCTGATGCACTACGGCACCGAGGAACAGAAGGACCGCTATCTGCCGAAGCTCGCCACCGGCGAGGAGATCCCCTGTTTCGGCCTGACCTCGCCCTGGGCCGGCTCCGACGCCGGCGCGATTCCGGATACCGGCGTGGTCTGCATGGGCAACTGGAAGGGCCGCGAAGTGCTGGGCATGCGTCTGGACTTCGACAAGCGCTACATCACGCTGGCGCCGGTCGCCACGGTGGTCGGGCTCGCGCTGAAACTGTATGACCCGGAAGGGCTGCTGCCGGACCGCGATACCGCCGAAGGCGAGTTTGTCGGCGTGACCTGCGCGTTGATCCCCAGCGACACACCGGGGCTGGACATCGGCCGCCGCCACTTTCCGCTGAACAATCCGTTCGTCAACGGCCCCTTGCGCGGCAAGGACATCTTCGTGCCGCTGGACTTCATCATCGGCGGCGCCGCGATGGCCGGGGAAGGCTGGCGCATGCTGATGGAATGCCTGGCGGTGGGCCGCTCGATCTCGCTGCCGTCAAACACCACCGGCGTCAGCCTGTTCGCGGCCTACGCCACCGGCGCCTATGCCCGTGTGCGCTACCAGTTCGGTCTGCCGATCGGTCGTTTCGAAGGCGTGGCGCAGGCCATTGCCGGCGCCGCCGGGCGTGCCTACGCCAGCGAGGCCGTGCGCTGCATGACTTCCGGCGCCGTCGACCTCGGCGCCAAGCCCTCGGTGCCTTCGGCGATCGCCAAGGCCTACTGCACCGAAATGTCGCAGGAAACCGTGAAGCTGGCGATGGATGTGCACGCCGGCAAGGGCGTGATGCTGGGGCCATCGAACTGGATCGCGCGCGCCTATCAGGGCACGCCGATCGGCATCACCGTGGAAGGCCACAACATCCTTACCCGCAGCATGATGATCTTCGGCCAGGGTGCGATCCGCTGCCACCCGTATGTGCTCAAGGAGATCAGCGCGGTCAATGACGACAACGCCGCGCGCGGACTCGTCGACTTCGACAACGCCTTTCTCGCGCATATCGGCCACGTGTTGTCGGCGGCGGCGCGCTCGCTGGTGCTGGGCCTGTGCTTCGGCCGCATCGCCAAAGTGCCGGTCAGCGGCCCCACGCGCATCCACTACCAGCGGATGATGCGCTATGCCGCGAGTTTCGCGCTGCTGTCGGATTCCTCGATGGCGCTGCTCGGCGGCAGCCTCAAGTTCCGCGAAGCGATTTCGGGGCGTCTCGGCGGCATCCTGTCCCAGCTGTATGTCGTCAGCGCGGCGCTGCGCAAGTTCGAAGGCGATGGTTCGCCGGTCGAGGACCTGCCGCTGCTGCACTGGGTTTGCGACACCGCCTGGGCCAGCATCGAGGCGGACGCCGACGGCGTGCTGCGGCATCTGCCGATGCGGCCCGCCGCCTGGCTGCTGCGCGCGCTGGTGTTTCCGCTGGGCCGCCACGCACGGGCGCCTCACGACGAAATCGAGATGCGCATCGCCGAACTGATGATGGAACCCGGCAGCGTGCGCCAACGTCTGTTCGCGCGCGTGTTCACGCCGAACGAACTTGACTACCCAGCCGGGCTGCTGCACCACGCGATGCAGGCGGTCAACGACTGCGCGGCGCTGGAAAAGCGTGTGCAGAAGAGCCACAAGGACGGCGTGATCAAGGACCCGCATCCGCTGCGCCGCATTCAGGAAGCGGCCAAGGCCTCGGTGCTGACGCAGGACGAAGCCGACCGTCTCGCACATTGCTATGCGCTGATCGAGCGCGTGTGTCAGGTCGACGATTTCAACAGCGAGGAAATGATGGCGCGCAAGCCGGCGCGCAAGCGCCGCACGCGCGCCGCCGAAACGCCCGCAGACGACGCCGCATGA
- a CDS encoding glycerol-3-phosphate dehydrogenase/oxidase, translating into MTPAFPLVRKVSGLREREFDLLVVGGGIYGAWAAYDAAQRGLSVALIEQNDWGSATSQSSSKLIHGGLRYLENFEFGLVRHALIERRVLARIAPHLVHPMNFILPLWKGSRVSAFKLGAGLTIYDWLSIGWQPVQRHKHFKRDRLMRRYPFLASDGLEAGFRYGDCQEDDARLVIPVVAAAQQHGAVCANRVAATRLFDEDGRRGAEVTDRETGERFAIRARTQIATVGPWIRELAGANAPRVKLVKGTHLVMPGIPNCHSAFLLTAPQDGRVFFVIPWYHRTLVGTTESEIGHPDEAVPNDEEQRYLLSAAQAWLPGASWRPENVISRFSGARTLQAQEAGTLSKVSREFEISEPRPGLFVPIGGKYTTSRHDASRVVDRVCRKLGQKLDCKTDELRLPGAPAGDDFAGWQADAVMRLRQAGVDTDAARQLSLRHGTAMERALDLIAAEPALAARLDADSPFIGVEAVMARLDEMARDFDDVTRRRIPLQILARSDGAWRERTEDILARL; encoded by the coding sequence ATGACGCCGGCGTTCCCGCTGGTTCGCAAGGTCTCGGGGCTGCGTGAGCGCGAGTTCGATCTGCTCGTGGTCGGCGGTGGCATCTACGGCGCCTGGGCGGCCTATGACGCCGCGCAGCGCGGCCTGTCGGTGGCGCTGATCGAGCAGAACGACTGGGGCAGCGCCACCTCCCAATCGTCCAGCAAGCTGATTCACGGCGGCCTGCGCTATCTCGAGAACTTCGAGTTCGGTCTGGTCCGGCACGCCTTGATCGAGCGCCGCGTGCTGGCGCGCATCGCGCCGCATCTGGTGCATCCGATGAACTTCATTCTGCCCTTGTGGAAGGGTTCTCGGGTATCGGCATTCAAGCTAGGCGCCGGGCTGACCATCTACGACTGGCTCAGCATCGGCTGGCAACCGGTGCAGCGCCACAAGCATTTCAAGCGTGACCGGCTGATGCGCCGTTACCCGTTTCTGGCCAGCGACGGACTCGAAGCCGGTTTCCGCTATGGCGACTGCCAGGAGGATGACGCGCGTCTGGTGATTCCGGTGGTCGCCGCGGCGCAGCAGCATGGCGCGGTCTGCGCCAATCGCGTCGCCGCGACGCGCCTGTTCGACGAGGACGGGCGCCGCGGCGCCGAGGTCACGGACCGCGAAACCGGTGAACGCTTCGCGATCCGTGCACGCACCCAGATCGCCACCGTCGGGCCGTGGATACGCGAGCTGGCCGGCGCCAACGCGCCGCGCGTCAAGCTGGTCAAGGGCACGCACCTGGTGATGCCCGGCATCCCCAACTGCCATAGCGCGTTTCTGCTGACGGCGCCGCAGGACGGGCGCGTGTTCTTCGTGATTCCCTGGTACCACCGCACCCTGGTCGGCACCACCGAGTCCGAGATCGGCCACCCCGACGAAGCGGTTCCCAACGACGAGGAACAGCGCTACCTGCTGTCCGCCGCGCAGGCCTGGCTGCCGGGCGCGAGCTGGCGGCCGGAGAATGTGATCTCACGGTTCTCGGGTGCGCGCACCCTGCAGGCACAGGAAGCCGGTACGCTGTCCAAGGTCTCGCGGGAGTTCGAGATTTCGGAGCCACGACCCGGTCTGTTTGTACCGATCGGCGGCAAATACACGACCTCGCGCCACGACGCCTCGCGCGTGGTCGATCGGGTGTGTCGCAAGCTCGGCCAAAAGCTCGACTGCAAGACCGACGAGCTGCGCCTGCCGGGCGCACCGGCCGGAGACGATTTCGCCGGCTGGCAGGCTGACGCCGTCATGCGCCTGCGCCAGGCCGGCGTCGACACTGATGCCGCACGCCAGCTCAGCCTTCGTCACGGGACTGCCATGGAGCGCGCACTGGATCTGATCGCGGCCGAGCCGGCCCTGGCCGCACGACTGGACGCGGATTCGCCATTCATCGGGGTCGAAGCGGTGATGGCGCGCCTGGACGAGATGGCACGCGATTTCGACGATGTGACGCGACGCCGTATTCCGCTGCAGATTCTGGCGCGGTCCGACGGCGCATGGCGCGAGCGTACCGAGGACATACTGGCGCGCCTCTGA
- a CDS encoding ATP-binding protein, with product MKQHRLRRVAALAAAGLIWILACVGAALLTASQPSLGGQFTVVDGSVVVNAPGQARPRKVHSLAGAGLPAIELRSGDLDPEPTYLRRYTELRTFLQRQGALAKRLGADTVELEFDNGTRIAYPLSRGRPLSELPWDFWAQLALTLIPLLLGAAAIAQRPNDRAARYYAICASGFLLMVCASAIYSTRELALDPRLFTGLLGINHFAGLVLLVGGGTALIWHYPRALSPFPADRLIFGYAVLAMLVHALQWLPSLDLGLRLPVLGFFVANLVISVRQWRRSRGRPVDRAMLRWFLLAWFIGIGSYVVLLVLPVLFGARPLTDQLGGWIALFAIYLGLGFGITRFRLFYVNRAQLLVWIGEGLLVCAIYGLGTGLLDMHGATVLWIGLAVAGWAHVPLRDRIWARFGGVHGGLRYESLLPRVLERAVDAGSASIVEQRWRETLAELFQPQSLTLACAPLHAADIADDGGSLLVPALPAGAALRLEGANRGGGVFMPADIQLADSLWTLFAQVKTYREQFGAGEQDERTRLAAELRQRIDEPLLSLSRSGVESTQTALLNEARHELQVVLLSLAAADAPLDTHVRAWQQDMRHRCEAAGLAADIDIALDGEAPALPGRIALNLRRILREAVTNAIRHARAQRIQVRLRWHAELKYFSATIDDDGTGFDPLTARAGRGLHNMRTRADELGALIDWAPAPLGGTRMHLELRLTDAVRADVLKIPT from the coding sequence GTGAAACAGCACCGCCTGCGGCGGGTCGCCGCGCTGGCCGCCGCCGGCCTGATCTGGATACTCGCCTGCGTCGGCGCAGCATTGCTGACCGCTTCACAACCCAGCCTGGGCGGCCAATTCACGGTTGTGGACGGCAGCGTGGTCGTGAACGCACCCGGACAGGCGCGGCCCCGTAAGGTCCACAGCCTGGCGGGCGCCGGGCTGCCGGCGATTGAATTGCGCAGCGGCGATCTCGATCCGGAGCCGACATATCTGCGCCGCTACACGGAATTGCGCACCTTCCTGCAACGCCAGGGCGCACTGGCTAAGCGCCTGGGCGCGGACACGGTGGAACTCGAATTCGACAACGGCACGCGGATCGCTTATCCCTTGAGTCGCGGACGCCCGCTCTCGGAGCTGCCGTGGGACTTCTGGGCGCAGCTGGCACTGACGCTGATTCCGCTGCTGCTCGGCGCCGCCGCCATCGCGCAGCGGCCGAACGATCGCGCCGCGCGCTACTACGCGATCTGCGCCAGCGGCTTCCTGTTGATGGTCTGCGCCTCCGCGATCTACAGCACGCGAGAGCTGGCACTGGACCCGCGACTGTTCACCGGCTTGCTTGGCATCAATCATTTCGCCGGTCTGGTGCTGCTGGTCGGAGGAGGCACGGCGCTGATCTGGCACTACCCACGTGCGCTGAGCCCATTTCCGGCGGACCGCCTGATCTTCGGCTATGCCGTGCTCGCGATGCTGGTTCATGCGCTGCAGTGGTTGCCGTCGCTGGACCTCGGCCTGCGCCTGCCGGTGCTGGGGTTCTTCGTTGCCAATCTGGTGATCTCGGTGCGGCAGTGGCGTCGTTCTCGCGGGCGCCCCGTGGACCGCGCGATGCTGCGCTGGTTTCTGCTGGCCTGGTTCATCGGTATCGGCAGCTACGTGGTGCTGCTGGTGCTGCCGGTGCTGTTCGGCGCGCGGCCACTGACCGATCAGCTCGGCGGCTGGATCGCCCTGTTCGCGATCTACCTGGGCCTCGGCTTCGGCATCACCCGATTCCGTCTGTTCTACGTGAACCGCGCACAGCTTCTGGTCTGGATCGGCGAGGGACTGCTGGTGTGCGCGATCTACGGTCTCGGCACCGGACTGCTCGATATGCACGGCGCCACCGTATTGTGGATTGGCCTGGCTGTGGCCGGCTGGGCGCATGTGCCTCTGCGAGATCGCATCTGGGCCCGTTTCGGCGGCGTGCATGGGGGATTGCGCTACGAGTCCCTGTTGCCGCGTGTGCTGGAACGGGCCGTCGACGCCGGCAGCGCATCGATCGTCGAACAGCGCTGGCGCGAAACCCTGGCCGAGCTGTTTCAGCCACAATCGCTGACACTGGCCTGCGCCCCGCTTCACGCCGCCGACATCGCCGATGACGGCGGCAGCCTGCTGGTGCCGGCGCTGCCGGCCGGCGCCGCGCTGAGACTCGAAGGCGCCAACCGTGGTGGTGGCGTGTTCATGCCGGCTGACATCCAGCTCGCGGACAGCCTCTGGACTCTGTTCGCACAGGTCAAGACCTACCGCGAACAGTTCGGGGCCGGCGAGCAGGACGAACGGACCCGCCTCGCCGCCGAGCTCCGGCAACGCATCGACGAACCGCTGCTGTCGCTGTCGCGGTCCGGCGTCGAAAGCACGCAAACCGCTCTGCTGAACGAGGCGCGGCACGAATTGCAGGTCGTGCTGTTGAGCCTGGCGGCCGCCGACGCGCCACTGGATACGCATGTCCGCGCCTGGCAGCAGGACATGCGACACCGCTGTGAGGCCGCAGGACTTGCCGCCGACATCGACATCGCGCTGGATGGCGAAGCGCCGGCCCTGCCGGGCCGCATCGCGTTGAACCTGCGGCGCATCCTGCGCGAAGCCGTGACCAACGCGATCCGTCACGCACGGGCGCAACGCATCCAGGTGCGTCTGCGCTGGCACGCCGAGCTGAAATACTTTTCCGCGACGATCGACGACGATGGCACCGGCTTCGATCCACTCACGGCCCGCGCCGGGCGCGGGCTGCACAACATGCGCACGCGCGCCGATGAACTCGGTGCGCTGATCGACTGGGCACCGGCGCCACTGGGCGGCACGCGCATGCATCTGGAATTGCGCCTGACGGACGCGGTGCGGGCCGATGTGCTAAAAATCCCCACTTGA
- a CDS encoding response regulator transcription factor, whose amino-acid sequence MFSKALIIEDLPDAQTWLSSVLGDAFPGISVAIAATAAEARTQLARDRPPLALVDLNLPDGSGIELLPLVRLADPEAIAIVTTIYDDEAHIFPALRAGAQGYLLKDEPRESLVRQLRTLSRGELPLSPSVAKMVLRHFAPADALAGTANLTAKERAVLAAVAEGLTVGDAAKRLGVARNTVSTHIKHIYAKLSISSRAEAARIAAQLGIVGQVT is encoded by the coding sequence ATGTTCAGCAAGGCACTGATCATCGAGGATTTGCCGGATGCACAGACATGGCTGAGCTCGGTGCTGGGGGATGCATTTCCGGGAATTTCGGTGGCGATCGCCGCGACCGCGGCTGAGGCGCGCACGCAACTGGCGCGCGACCGGCCGCCGCTGGCACTGGTCGACCTCAATCTACCGGATGGCTCGGGCATCGAACTGTTGCCGCTGGTGCGACTGGCCGACCCCGAAGCGATCGCCATCGTCACCACGATCTACGACGATGAGGCACATATCTTTCCCGCGCTGCGTGCCGGCGCCCAGGGTTATCTGCTCAAAGACGAGCCGCGCGAATCGCTGGTGCGGCAACTGCGCACGCTCAGCCGCGGCGAATTGCCGCTGTCTCCCTCCGTGGCGAAAATGGTTCTGCGCCATTTCGCGCCGGCCGATGCCCTCGCTGGCACCGCCAACCTCACCGCCAAGGAGCGCGCCGTGCTGGCCGCGGTGGCCGAAGGCCTGACCGTGGGCGATGCCGCGAAGCGGCTCGGCGTCGCACGCAATACCGTGTCCACGCATATCAAGCACATCTACGCCAAACTTTCGATTTCCTCGCGTGCCGAAGCCGCGCGCATTGCGGCGCAACTGGGCATTGTCGGTCAGGTCACCTGA
- a CDS encoding YdcF family protein, producing the protein MRIRRLIKRWLLLGFAAFVLLVLLSNRWVINSTDAYVFEDWSLIPANEVGIVLGTSAYTKSGALSADFRGRIDAAAQLYELGKVRHLVVSGANPDSTYNEPRRMWQELVKKGVPASAITMDFAGYRTLDSVSRAKAVFGLERFTLVTQKYHTYRAVFIGRKMGLDAIAYVAPGTEFRHPTREVFARVKAVLDLFLLRTTPKFLGEPVDIELERESAEPQVT; encoded by the coding sequence TTGCGAATTCGTCGCCTGATCAAACGCTGGTTGCTGCTGGGTTTTGCGGCCTTCGTGCTGCTGGTGCTGCTGTCCAATCGCTGGGTCATCAACAGTACCGATGCCTATGTGTTCGAGGATTGGTCGCTGATCCCGGCCAACGAGGTCGGCATCGTTCTTGGCACCAGCGCCTACACCAAGAGCGGCGCGTTGTCAGCGGACTTCCGCGGGCGAATCGACGCGGCGGCGCAGCTCTATGAACTGGGCAAGGTGCGGCATCTGGTGGTGTCGGGCGCCAATCCGGATTCGACCTACAACGAGCCACGCCGGATGTGGCAGGAACTGGTCAAGAAGGGCGTGCCGGCGAGTGCGATCACCATGGACTTCGCCGGTTATCGCACGCTGGATTCGGTGAGCCGCGCCAAGGCGGTGTTTGGACTTGAGCGCTTCACGCTGGTCACGCAGAAGTACCACACCTACCGAGCGGTCTTCATCGGCCGCAAGATGGGTCTGGACGCAATCGCGTATGTGGCGCCCGGTACCGAATTCCGACATCCCACGCGCGAGGTGTTCGCACGCGTCAAGGCGGTGCTGGACCTGTTCCTGCTGCGGACCACGCCGAAGTTCCTGGGCGAGCCGGTTGATATCGAACTGGAACGTGAGTCCGCGGAACCTCAGGTGACCTGA
- a CDS encoding MAPEG family protein: MMAVLLFTAWTLVVVAIVLLWRGFEIARGVPANSWGRGAERDRPGLVKRAEHAHINCLENLPVFAAIVMAAVFSDKSAVTDGVAMWVVYARVLQSVMHLIGTSQWLVLLRATFYFVQVALFVYMIVGLL; this comes from the coding sequence GTGATGGCGGTATTGCTGTTCACGGCATGGACGCTGGTGGTGGTGGCGATCGTGCTGCTGTGGCGCGGCTTCGAGATTGCGCGAGGGGTCCCGGCCAATTCCTGGGGACGTGGCGCCGAACGCGATCGCCCCGGGCTGGTCAAACGCGCAGAGCACGCGCACATCAACTGTCTCGAAAACCTGCCGGTGTTCGCCGCCATCGTGATGGCGGCGGTGTTCAGCGACAAGAGCGCCGTGACCGATGGTGTGGCGATGTGGGTGGTCTACGCCCGCGTGCTGCAAAGCGTGATGCATCTCATCGGCACCTCGCAGTGGCTGGTACTGCTACGCGCGACCTTCTACTTCGTGCAGGTGGCGCTGTTTGTCTACATGATCGTGGGATTGCTCTAA
- a CDS encoding VWA domain-containing protein: protein MLESFFFTMRSAGLKPSLPEYLTLLEALSKHVAIYSIDDFYFLSRATLIKDESQYDRFDQAFAAYFKGVQTLGDEVFGADIPEEWLRRMAEKHLSPEEMAQIQALGGLDKLMETLRQRLEEQKEQHHGGNKWIGTGGTSPFGHSGYNPEGVRIGGESKHKRAVKVWEKREFRNLDDSVELGTRNIKVALRRLRRFAREGAQDILDVDDTIRSTAKNAGYLDLKMVAERRNAVKVLLFLDVGGSMDPHVRACEELFSACKTEFKHLEYYYFHNFIYESVWKDNRRRQSERIPLYDVLHRYTPDYKVIFVGDATMSPYEIAQPGGSVEHWNEEAGATWMRRLMQTFPHLVWLNPEPERFWDHTPSLRMTQEVIGADRMFPLTLDGLDRGMRRLMH, encoded by the coding sequence ATGCTCGAGAGCTTCTTCTTCACGATGCGCAGCGCAGGCCTCAAGCCCTCGTTGCCCGAATACCTGACATTGCTCGAAGCCTTGTCCAAGCACGTCGCGATCTACAGCATCGACGACTTCTATTTCCTGTCGCGCGCCACCCTGATCAAGGACGAATCGCAATACGATCGCTTCGATCAGGCCTTCGCCGCGTACTTCAAGGGCGTGCAGACCCTGGGCGATGAAGTGTTCGGCGCGGACATTCCCGAGGAATGGTTGCGGCGCATGGCCGAGAAGCACCTGTCGCCCGAGGAGATGGCGCAGATCCAGGCGCTCGGCGGGCTCGACAAGCTCATGGAGACGCTGCGTCAACGCCTGGAGGAGCAGAAGGAGCAGCACCACGGCGGCAACAAGTGGATCGGCACCGGTGGTACTTCGCCATTCGGGCACAGCGGCTACAACCCCGAGGGCGTGCGCATCGGCGGCGAATCCAAGCACAAGCGCGCGGTCAAGGTCTGGGAGAAGCGCGAGTTTCGCAACCTCGACGATTCGGTCGAACTTGGCACGCGCAACATCAAGGTGGCACTGCGTCGTCTGCGCCGTTTCGCACGCGAGGGCGCGCAGGACATCCTGGATGTCGATGACACCATCCGCAGCACCGCCAAGAACGCGGGCTATCTCGATCTGAAGATGGTCGCCGAACGCCGCAACGCGGTGAAGGTGCTGCTGTTCCTGGACGTGGGTGGTTCGATGGACCCGCACGTGCGCGCCTGCGAGGAACTGTTCTCGGCCTGCAAGACCGAGTTCAAGCACCTGGAGTACTACTACTTCCACAATTTCATCTACGAATCGGTGTGGAAGGACAATCGCCGCCGTCAGTCCGAGCGCATTCCGCTGTACGACGTGTTGCACCGCTATACCCCGGACTACAAGGTGATCTTCGTTGGAGACGCCACCATGAGTCCCTACGAGATCGCGCAACCGGGGGGCTCGGTCGAGCATTGGAACGAGGAGGCCGGCGCCACCTGGATGCGGCGACTGATGCAGACCTTCCCGCATCTGGTCTGGCTCAACCCCGAGCCGGAACGTTTCTGGGACCACACGCCGTCGCTGCGGATGACGCAGGAGGTGATCGGTGCCGACCGCATGTTCCCGCTGACGCTGGACGGCCTCGATCGCGGCATGCGGCGACTGATGCACTGA